The sequence CTCTCATGGTCGCTCCCTGACTGATAAGTACTTTTCACCATACCCAGAAAGTTGGCAAGCCCTTCCGCCCTTGCCTAAGACCATACTCCGGGGTAGAAAAGCCGCCGCCCGAGCCGCTTGGCCGGGCAGGAGCATCCATGTTCTATCTTCTGCGCACCTTAAGAGAAAATGACATCAATTCCACCCACCTGGGGAAGCAGCGCAAGTACAAGCTGGCCCGCGGGGACCGTTCCCTGCTGTTCAGGGGGAAACTCCTGGGCTTCTACCACGCTGCCGACGATTGCCTGGAACCGGCAGCGCAGAACCAAACCCACCTCGCTACCATCGCAATTTTCAAGACGCAGACCAAGTATCTCATCTACTACGTTCTCGAATACATCAACAACGAGCATATCTCCGGCAAGCAGGTTCACATCCACGCCACGTCCGATCTGGACGGCGCGGCCACCTTCATAAACGCCATGACCTACATCAACAAGAAATCCTTCGCGCAGGCCGTGATAGAAGACGCAAGAGCGCAGGACGATTAGGCTCCCGGGACTCCTCTGTACTTCCAGCCTTCGTTTGTTGGGGAATAGCTCTTGAAGCTGGCCGGGATGGGGACTTGGCGGCCATGGTGCCCGCTCTGGCGCGTCATGGGGCCCAAGCGGGGGATGTGAGGACTATTTGGCTGCCAGCCCTTTGAGCTTCGTCACTTTAAGCTGGCCCGTGGAAGACAGGAAAATGACTTTGCGGCCTTTTTCTCCCCCGACATCGGTGAAGGCGGTGCGCAGGCGATATTTTTCAAGGGTCTGGTACGCCGCGTCAACGTTTTTCAGCCCCACGCCCCCGCGTTCGTCCACCAGGCCGTTGGCTCCGCCCACCAGGCTCACATTCAGCTGTGCGGGCTTTACGCCAAGGCGGGCGAATTGGGCGACCACATGTTCGATGGCCGTATCCACATATCTGTACACCGAGTTGCCGCCGTTGGCCTCGTAATCCGCCCTGTAGGGCAGAAACGCGTGAAAGATCGCCCCTATTCCTTTTGAAGGCGCGAAGAAAACTCCTCCAAGGCAGGACCCGAGAACGGTCTGCACCATGGTGGGGGCGAGATACACGCCTCCCTCGGCAACCTTCAGGTATTCGCTTCTGATATCCGGGTTTTGTTTGAGAATTTCTTTCAGTCTGTTCATATGCGCGCCTGCTAGAAGGCCGAAAGGCCTGGATAGAGGCTACTGCCTGTACGGACTGAAATTGGCGGAGTCTCTATGTTCTTTGTTAGCACTATGTTCACTTGGAGACAACGTTCTTGACGAGGAAATGAAAATACTGCCTTGTTTCTCCTGAAGAACCAAGACACGGTAAGAACACAAGGCCATGCCACGATCACTCATGCCAAGAAACGAGGGAGATCCTTCCTTTGGAAAGCACCACCCCATGTGGGTTTCGCTGGTTCTTTGCCTAGGCCTTCTGTGTGCCTCATGCGCCCCGGACGTCTACCACGCCAGAGTTGATGCCGCTTCCGCTCAAGGCTCGCTCGATCCCACCGAGTTCACCATTCTACGCGGCCAGAAGGATATCGATCCGGACAGCCAGGATTTCCGGCGCTACTGCGCCGCGCTGGCCGGGGAGCTGGAACGCCACGGTTTTTCACAAGCAAAGACCGTGGAATTGAGCCACGTGTTCGTCTACCTGCGCTTCGGCCTGATCGGCGAGGAGGTGCCCCACCAGGGGACGTCCCTGGAACATCTCTTCATGCTGGAGATCGAAGCCGTGGACGCCCTGGAGATGCGCGCCGGGCGCGGGCCCGCCAGCCTGTGGAAGGTCACTGCCACCGCCCACGGCCACCTGGACCACCGGCACAAGGTCTTCAAGGTGCTTCTGGCTGCCAGCGTTCCCTTTTTCGGAAAGACTGAATCCCTTAATGTCCGCGTCCACCGCGATCCCGTGACTGGCAGTTACGAATTCCACCCTCGCTGACAGCTGTTGAGCTCCCTGCTTGGTTCATCTCGTTCGCTCCAGGGTTCAGGTAACCATCATCAATGGGTTTCAGTGACACCTGTCTGGATAGACGCCGCTTAGGCACGTACTGTTTCCGGCAATTCGCTCCCCGCACTTTGCAGCTGTAGCGAAGTGGGCGGGGTCCATGGTATGAAGTGCAGATGGACGCGGTAATCGAAGCTGTCGGGCTTCGCAAAAGTTTCGGCGAATTCATGGCCGTAAACGGGTTGGACATGCGGGTCCCGCGTGGCCAGGTGTACGGTTTGCTTGGGCCAAACGGGGCGGGCAAGACATCCACCATACGCATGATCTACGGTTTTTCCCCAAAGACCGGCGGAGAGCTTCGGGTGTTCGGCCTGGACGTTCAAACCCGCTGGAGGGAGATCCGGGCCCGCATCGGGGTGTGCCAGCAGGACAACGCCCTGGACCCGGACCTCACCGTGGAGCAGAACATCCTGGTCTTTGCAGGGTATTTCGCCCTGCCCCGGGCTGAAGCCAAGCGCAGGGCAGGAGAGCTGCTTCATTTCTTCGCCTTGGAAGCCAAGGCGTCAGC is a genomic window of Desulfovibrio sp. containing:
- a CDS encoding chemotaxis protein CheD; protein product: MNRLKEILKQNPDIRSEYLKVAEGGVYLAPTMVQTVLGSCLGGVFFAPSKGIGAIFHAFLPYRADYEANGGNSVYRYVDTAIEHVVAQFARLGVKPAQLNVSLVGGANGLVDERGGVGLKNVDAAYQTLEKYRLRTAFTDVGGEKGRKVIFLSSTGQLKVTKLKGLAAK